The genomic segment gaaaataaaagactAAATTATGTGTCCTAGATGGttaatcatgttgtacattatatagtaataaattaaaacatttacttGAACCTAAACAAACTAGAGGAATGCCAGCCAGATAAAGCATTTTCACAGTAGGGTGAATTCCTTTGCTGTCAGAAATCTGAAGACACGGagggtttttatttgttttaattctgcAACATGGCAATATTCTGCTACCCTAAGACATTTCTCATCTCCCCCATGAACAATTTTGAAATAAGCATGTAAAATTGATGATAAAAACCCCATGTCAAAAATGTTCATTACAAACATCAAACATAAGTACTATAAATGTTTGCAGCTCAGAGCTTTTAATTCAAAGTTTAAAAGGGactaaatttagaaataaagttacactatatatttaaataagttatgttttatttaaaaaaaagctcaATTGAAAAGCAAgagtaacttattcactatgtaagaatttgttctccatgtaagaacttgttcgttatgcttcagaagattggagactgtcgaaaattaggcttggggtggattaatgattgtgcattgagcattgacccccctatacagaattttattgttgttaacaaccatttgatcaataaatatgagagaggccctcacacacacacaaaatatatatatatatacatatatatatatatatatatgtatgtatatatatgtatatatacacacttccaattgtaaaataaataagtaaccgggatgtaatgtatagcataaggaatatagtcaaaatatggtaacaacttggtatggtgatagctggtacctagaattatcatgtatataaatgttgaatcactgtgttgtacacctgaaactaatgtaatgtaatacgtaatactgtgtgtcaactacccttcaataaaaaataattatctaaaaaataaaaaaagctcaaTTGAAAAGCAAgagtaacttattcactatgtaagaatttgttctccatgtaagaacttgttcattatgcttcagaagattggagactgacgaaaattaggcttggggtggattaatgattgtgcattgagcattgacccccctatacagaattttattgttgtcaacaaccatttgatcaataaatatgagagatgccctcacacacacacacaaaaatatatatatatatacatgcacttccaattgtaaaataagtaagtaaccgggatgtaatgtatagcataaggaatatagtcaaaatattgtaacaacttggtatggtgatagctggtacctagaattatcatgtatataaatgttgaatcactgtgttgtacacctgaaactaatgtaatactgtgtgtcaactacccttcaataaaaaataattatctaaaaaaaaaaaagaaaagcaagatacAAAAGAACAAAGGGTATGACCTAATTCACTTAGGTAAAGTTTCAGTACAGCTACCTATGTTGTTCAGGGAACATTCATAGgcggtaaaaatatttttaaaagagggaaaaaaaggaaaacaagaaaattattGCATGGGGGTCAGGTCAATGGCTACCTGAAGGAAAAATTAATGGATTTGGACATTTAAGATTTGTGATCAGAAAGGGGCACATGGGGAAATTTTTCTGTGGGGCTGGAAATATCCTATTACTGATCTGAGGATAGGAATTTTCACtttataagtatttattgaattagTCATTTACGTTTTGGGGAATCTCCTATAGACATGTATATCACATTTTAGCAGAAGATTACAAATAAGATTTCCATCATTaacacaaaaaagaacaaatgattgTGTTTAGCAAAATTAAGAGAATCTCCACACTAAAAATGTAATACAAAAGGGAATTTTATATCCAAGTTAAAGTCACAAATGCAGTATGTGACAACAGACATTTAAAACTATATAGTCATTCAAAACAGGAGTAAACATGTAAAACTATATAGTCATTCAGAACAGGAGTAAAGGGAACAATTTAtagaacaaatataaatatatatcacaATCTGAAGTTCCAAGGATATTTTATGGCCATAAGGAATACACTGCTTTAACAGGCTATAATGCCTTTTGTACTTCCATTTGTAGTAATTCAGTTGTCCATTAAAGTTTTAACActactgaaataataaaatataatctaTTTGAAAACCAGAAAGAACTCTGGTATCACTTCTAAAGCAAACCCTTGATTCCCTACATATAACATGTAATATCAGAAACGATTTtcagcagagagaaaaataatgtaagaaatATAGACTGGCCCCTGCTGAAGCTCACTTACTTTAGAGTCTTAATATGACAGGAATAATTTGCAGGAATATGACAGGAATATATTTAAGTGTAGTGAAATATTATGAAATACAACTTGGTGAAAGGGAAGAATATAATCTGGGATAGAAAGACCAATGACActataaagatataaataaatctCTTCACAAATCACACATTTCCAACTTTTTTTAGAACTTGACAAAATGATTCTAAATATCATCTTAATGAATAACAtgcaaattttttttgaaaatttaaagaaCAATGTTATAAAATATGCTATCAGATATTAAATTAAGTACTATTTTTATTCCCTCAATTTTCAAAACGGATAATCATTTATCATACCTATTTGCATATCTTAATGTATTAAGAGTGTTTTCACATGATGCCATTCCTGGAGAGATTGTGGCAATCTATGGGAGAAAATGCAAAGGTAAAGAAAATGTTATAAATGATGAAGACAGTAATACTGATATACAGCTCATTGAGGTCTAATCGTAAAAtgattatctaaaaaaaagattTACTAATGATATCTGAACTCCAAAAAATTTGCTATCTCATACCCATAATCTGATTAATAATTACAAACTcagattaaaatataaacaactcTCTGAAGGCAACAGAAAATGACCAAAATTGGGCAGGAAATGGAAGTTAACAGCTGCAAGAGGGGAATAGATAGCCCTGAGTGACTGCTTCCACCCCTCCCCAATAGCTTTTTTGTCAAGGGGCAAGCCCTTGCTGCTGTCACACAGGACAACTAAAACTTCATAAAACCTGAGACTCACTGGTTAAGGAAGGACAGGGTTTGGAGGTGGGGATCATAGGAGCTAGAAAATGAAGTTTGTTCCAGAAGACAACTACAGGAGGATATTTTGACAACCAATAATTCTACATATAAAGTGCCTAACTAgctgacataagaagaaaacaaatcctaccatttgcaacaacatgaatggagctagagggtattatgctcagtgaaataagccaggcagagaaagacaagtaccaaatgatttccctcatttgtggagtgtaacaatgaagcaaaactgaaggaacaaagcagcagcagactcacagactccaagaagggactagcagttaccaaaggggactggtgggagaaggtgggtagggagggagggagaagtggactgAGGGGTgttgattagtacacatggtgtgtgtggggtcacagggaaggtagagcagcacagagaagacaagtagtgactctgtggcatcttactacactaatggacagtgacttcaaggGGTATGGGgtagacttgataatatgggtgaatgtagtaaccacaatgtttttcatgtgaaaccttcataagactgtatatcaatgacacctaaataaataaataaaatttaaaattcactgtccaaaaaaaaaatttaactggcTGACCTCTGAACCAGGCATACACAAAGCTTACTCTAAGCAACACAGCTAAATTTAAAAGAACTAAACAGAGATTTCAATTTCAGTTGCTGCCCACAGTAGGGGAGACTAGAGTTTGAAGTAAATTCAGCTAGGTTTACTTCCTGTTAAAGCAACAAAAAGCAGTAATCTTTAGAAGAATGTAACAGAATTCAGAGTGTCTAAAAGGTACTCATTCATAACGGAAATTATATAATCCAAAATTACTATATGTATGAAGGAATAGAAAAGTGTGAAGCATATTcaaggaaaatagaaaacaatggaATCCAACCTCAAGAAGACTCAAATGTTGGAATTAGTAGAATGCATTTTAACTGTAATTAATCCTCTGTATCAGACTGGCAGGGACTACATCTTAAGTATCACtgtatcttttaaaaagaaggatTTAAATGATTGCCAttaatgtatattttcatttttccatataTATTATGTAGTTATTCAGGACTAAAACACAGcaaataaacagacaaaaatcaaaCATTAACTTACCATGCAAGTACGAGAGTTTTCACCTATAAATGAATCTCTTAACACCTGAGTAAGTTTACTTGCTCGGAAAGGAGTGTGAGGTTTATTTCTACCTAAGGCTCTGATGCACTCCTGAAAATTAACAAAGAAAGTTTTACAGATTAGGCTTTTTATAAAGAGTGTCTTAATTACCATACTTAAAAATTTCTTAGTGTAACCCTAACATCTATGATCAAATCAGCTCTGAAAATTCTAGTAGGTTTATAGCACAGTAAAGATGCTTCTATAAATCCTAATTCAAGAAAAAAACGAGAAAAAAAGCCAACAAACTACTTTATTATTCCAAAAGATTCTTCTGGACACTGTGATTAGTGTTATGAGTGACAGGCAGTAGTAGGATaacaataaaaagttaaaatttcaaaatggtactacaaaagaaaaacagaacactCACACTCTCCTGCAATCCTGCCAATGTTTGCTTTTCTAGTCAAGGAAGAGATACAATACTTGACTTTTTGAAAGCCATTCCACATTttctgagaaactatttcttaTCTCAGTTTTGTGGTTCCTTGCCTTCTTCCAAGAAAATAGGACTGAGTGAGGCCCTCTGGAATGTAAGTAGCCTCAGAATTATGTGTATAAAAAAAATTTGTGGGTACAATATAAATCTATAACTGCAAATACAAACAACTAAATTTTGATAACCTCTTAGTAGTCacaacaaatactatcattttgcAGCCAAGTAaacaaaattaaagtaaaaagtaaaagacTTTTCACAATCAAATACAATTTACCTTGAGTGCTaaaaggcttttatttatttcagcacCTTCAAGCCTAGTTTGTCTGTCTGCACTGGAAGTATcagctcctctttcatttccagcCAAATCGATAAGAGAAAATTTTCCatgtagttttccttttcttcgCAGAATTATCTGAAACACTGCATGACTCCGAGATGAATGCGCATTTGCAGATGTCTGACCGGATGTTCTACAATGTGATATGAAGGCATTTTGATACACAAGAACTTCAATTTATATGGTCAAACTACAGTATTTGCATGAAGACAAACAAAACTCCCCAAACTATCCAGTTTTCACGTTTAAATACAAGAGACATTCTGAGTTAAGAACACTGAAACATTACCAGATTCATACAATTTAATTTGGCATATTTCTGGTATATTTGCAGTAGATAGTAGATATCCCTCAAATTACATGTAACAACAGAAGTTTTTATAAACAATTTTTACTTCCAAGATGTAATGATAAGatccttgctttgtttttatgttataCCCAAAGCATCTAAAATTAGGAAATTAAGTTTCCctttcttaattaaaatttaCCTGCAACTGTTGCCTATGTCAATGAGTTTCAGCACATCTTCAACACATTTGACCTCCCGTTCCTGTAATCCCACAACTTGAACCTGCTGTTTTCCATCTTCTAGCactcttaattttgttttcctgtttagcAAGTCAAATACCTATTAAAAAATAGTTCAAATTAGAAAACTAATGAATTCTATGAAAATGAGTCATTTACAGTCTGGCAACTATAATGATAATGCTCAATATTGATGCTGAGAGTTTAAAAgggaatttttaaatatcttttaacaCAAAATTCTAACAGTTAAcctaaatatacaaaaattatgtTGGCAATggttacacaacaatgtgaatgtacttaaggCCACTGaacttgtatactttaaatagttaaaatggtaaaaaatggtaaattttatggtatgtatattttaaccacaatttaaaaacctaaaaaaaaaaaaaaggtaagtttCCACTTACCTTTCCACTATAAATTTCAAAAAAGGTTGCATATACTTGAAGCTCTAACTTCTTATAGTTTGGCTTCTTTAACATTAAAAAGACATCTCGAGCTGTCAATTTTATATGGAGAGAATGTGTTAAGATGCaacatacagtatttttaaaaagcaattcaaATTTTCTATCCTTAGACTAATCAGTTAATCTTTATCTACAATGATAGAATCAATAATATAAATGAAGACAAAAGTGAACATTAACTTTACAAAAAATAGTAATAGTATTTTTACACTTAAGGTTTAGATACCACTCAATAaaagaattcaataaaaaatgCTATTACTTATCCTTAAAAATTGCATAAAATTGTAAGTAGCTATAATAGTTACTCTCATAACCATACCAATCAGAATGTTTTCACAAATCAGTTACTCAACAACAAATACTAAGCTCCAACAATGTGCTTGATTCCAATGACATAATCAAGATTTCTTTCCCAAAAGCTTAACCTCACAATTCTTTTCTAAAAACCTAAAAATTGACATAAAATACAGTAAGTATATTACAGTTACCCTTGAAGTCCTGGACAGTACCTCCAAGTCTTATTTCATTGCCATCTGAATAACATTCAAGAACAATACAGTTGGGCCTTGAAGACCATGTTTGAACTGCATGAgtccacttacatgcagatttttttcaataaatatattattaaatttttttgagataagcgacaaaaaaaatttcttttctctagcttattttattgtaagaatacagtgtataacatatataacatacaaaacaaATGTTAATGCACTGTttttattattggtaaggcttctgttTAATAGCTATTaaaggctattagtagttataagtttttggggagtcaaaaataAATTTGTGGATTTTTTACTGCATGGGAGGGTTGGTGCccctagcccccatgttgttcaagggtcaaatgATACATAAAAAGCATTACAAATGATACATAAAAGCATTACAAATGATACATAAAAAGCAGTTACCTGCTAATGCATAAATTCCTTTAGAACAATCTTGGTTCTTCCCCGAAAAGTCACCTCCCATAgtctatatattaaaaaaaaaagaagaatagacATTATTTAAGTGTTGGAATTAAGCTAATAAGGAAAGTAAATTAGCATAGTTAAATGTAGCTGTAATGAATTGCTTACATGAGTTTTTCCACTTCCAGTCTGCCCATAAGCAAAGCATGTAGCCATCCCCCTTTCAAATATAGTTTCCACCAGTGGTCTAGCTGTAAAccttaaataaaaatcaaatgcacCAGTCAGAGTATGCTGTCaatatttaaattaaacaaataaataataaaagtaatatcaAGTCTTATTAATAAACAAAACTTATACCAAGATTTTTAACAAATCAATGAATGGGCTTAACTGTGAAATCACAACTGAGCCCATTgatttgttaaaaattttaaataaccacaTCCAAGAATTGcttaaagttttaaaacataattttcagCAATAATTCTATAATAAACAATGGTCAGAATAATTATAGACAGAAAAATATTGATAGTAACTGAGCTAAGACATATAGAAGACAACagggaagttttaaaaaatattaataaaagatgGTAACATTAGCCAGATAAATAAGAcatgtaataaaaagaaaagtatcaaaagtttcaacagaaacagaatcaaaatAATGGTAATCATAACAGAAAAGCTAAGGttgaaaaaactataaaacaataaCTTAGATGATCTAAGAAGTAGAAAAGTGGTAAGATTTATTTGAATGTGAATAAATGCAGATTATGCCTATAAGACAATGAGTTAGAGTTTAAAGTCTTGATTCAGGAAAGTATGCCAAAGTATTCTGgtttggattattttttaaatgtactggTGTAATCACCACtagcattaaaataaaaaggtaaggAGGGACATGAAAAACTCACTGAGCACAACACTAGGAAATCTGATAGAAAACAATCTACTTTTTAATATACGTGTCAAAAGAGTGTATGTGGAACAGTTTAAACAgctctgattttttctttaaaggcacaaccagaaaaggtaaaaaaacaaaagcagcagaaaaaaGTTCTGGCCAAACAAAACTAGAAATGAGTCTGcagagtgattaaaaaaaaaaaggtccaatTCCTCAATTCACAGAAGTTAAAAATAAGAGAACGGGGATAGGATCAGTATCAGTAAAGTCAAGAAGCATACATATACGGTGAAACACAGAATGTTTACTTAGTctgtcacatacacacacacagaaacatacCTTTATTTATAATGATTTCTTGAAAATGATTATAAAAGTCAAACAGACACATTTTATGAGGCAGGAGTGGAAGCAGAGAAGGGTGTGAGGGGGAGGAGGGCTCTGTTCTcagaaaggtaaaaaataaataatttataactgCCTTTTAAAACAagttcttttttctatttctatcacTCACTCACATGTTCTttaattttgttctctttctttaTGAACTCCCATACTGGCTTAAGATGAACAAAGTTGGTTTCAAcagtatttcatttataatagctTCAATTCTTAGGACTCCATTAAgttctttaattttctgttttccagtcATATTTATAAAAAAGGCAATGAAACATAGCATTGAAGTAACTGCCAAGACAGTTCTACATAGACTGGAAGAGCAATGTGGCTAAAACTGACTGGTTAAAATAATTAGAAGTGAAGGCTTTACAAActatatatgaaaattaaatttgGCATAATAATTTGGGGTATCAATGTGTAATACATGTAAGTTTGAGTTGTTCATTAAGTTCAGTATGTGAGCATATAAGAATTTCATGTACTAAAGCTATTCTAAAGCTTAAAGATGACAAAAATTAGGCAAATTCAAGTAGATTTACACAACTTTTTCCCCCTTAAGTGGTAGTAcatgttaaataaatattcagacAAATTAATGACTGACGTATAACTGTTATTTCCAATTTCTTCACTAGTACAGAGattaaaaagctgaaaatagagtACTCTTCTAAGCATATCCCATTCTTAGAGGTATAGAAAATGTCAGCATTTTCCAGAAACTTCCTATCCATCTctgtatctacctacctacctacctacctacttaCCTACCTATGTGTACAGTGTGTGAGATATGTATATAATGATTAACAATTAAAATTGTGATTTTGGGGGAGCATTAAAGAGAACAAGTGCTAAGAGTCATTATAGTACTTATTACATATTCTTCTTTGTTTAAACTCAGAAAAAAGTATATTACACCTTTGGAGAGACAAGCTAAGATCATGTAGATTCAGGGTGGTTATGAACACACAGCATAACAAAATtctgattaaaaacaaatttaccTACCTGTAAACCATTTCATTAGGAGCTGAGTCATCAAAGGCATAATCAAAACGAAAAGTTTGGTTTTCTAGGTACCTTGTCAAATCTACTTTTTGTTTTGGTTCGTGTACCATCACAACATCTTTACTAGGGATTGTGATTACATCAAGATCTTTCATTTGAGTTtctaaaggaataaatgaaaatcaGTGCCCAGTAAATTTACACAGCATTTGAATTAatgtacaaaaattattttaagtagtaAGAATTTAGGTAACAGTAGTAAGTTGtgtaaatataaataccatatgtATGTCATTCAATAAGACAAAATATTTCAAcaatgaagtaaaaaaacaagATTTCTGAAGCACAAACTAGGAATGGCAATGATTCATAGAGTAAAGAAACAGATCTGGCCATAGAAATATACAAAATGGTTATGTACAGATGAAATGATTTACACTGAACTCTTTCAAACTCTTCTGTTATtatcaaaataaattagaaactGGATAAAATCAACCTTTTATTAGAGTTCAAAAGGCATCATACCTTTTTTATTGAGTGGTCGTTTTCTTACACAAACACATATCCTATGTTCATCaatctagaaataaaatttatttcagtgATTATCAGTGGTATGTAAAACACCAAAAAGTCAATTATGCAATACTTCCTTCAGAGTTTTTAGAAATTTGTGCACACCATAAAAAACAAATTAGCTTTCAGAAATTTAAACGTTATTAGACAtgattatttctaaattttgaGTATAATGGAAACTTGTTTTGTTATTTGGTAAAACATTAGGAAATAACTTTGTAGAGGGTACTACTGTTCTTAGCAGCATTAGGTTCATGTTAAGAAGCTGCCTTATTCATTTCAAGATGTGATGTATATAAACAAATTGAATTTCCTAGCAAATAGTATATTTTCAGGTTGATTATAGAAGAAGTTGTTGGCAAAGGTAACTATGgacaacaacaaaattctcagACTATTGAGCAAAAATAACTTCGTTTTTAATATGccagtttttacaaatattttttcataaaatttacattCCAAATACTTGCCTTTTAATAACTGACATAATGCAGGGATTGGCAAGGTATAGCCTGCAGGCCTAATCCAGCCTACAACCTGTTTTTTGTAAAGTTTTACTGAGGATTGCACCCATtcgtttacatattgtctatggttGCTTTCATACTGTAAAGGCAgaattgagtagttgtgacaaagACCGTAAGGTTTACAAAGCCAAAAACATTTATGATCAGGCCCTtgtcagaaaaagtttgccaatccGTGTCCTAAAGTATGTGGCAAGTTAAATACACGGAGGGGTAACAACGACTTAAATACATGCGATTCAAGTGTTACAAACAACAATTCTATTATATGAAACCCTACATAATACATCTGCCTACTGCAAATTTATTTTGTGTACCCAGTACAGTCTCTATATGCTAGGTCAGATGGATTATTTTTCATAAGTGACAGTTACAAAAGTATTCCCTATTCAATAAATTCTCATTCTTCAACATTTTTCAAGCACTAGATTTCTGGCCTACTGCATGCAGTCCCTAACAACGATCACTTATTGTTATGAAAGAGAAACTGAGATCAAAGCATAAGTGATTGTCATAAAGGAAACTTATCTACTGACATTACTCCTTTAACTGTTGCTCTGCCCTACCAGACAGGAGGCTTTCCTTTGAAAAGAGCACCTCTGTGAGAAGCATGTCTGACAACATCAAATTATGgcagataaaaataaatgcagatgatttcttggttttcttcttaaaacATGAGGACAAGCACCCATAAGGAGAGGAAAAGCTATATAACTAAATCCAATATTAATTTAGGGGGTgtcaaacacatttttatttacagCATAAAAAGTTCCAGAGCAATGGTTTATAAAAAATCTTACAGGATCTGCTGTTGTTAATGGTCTATAATCCAAACTTCCTCTAAAGTCTCTGATCATACACATTATTTCATAATTTGGGTTTGTAGCATCAACATCCTATAAGAAGACAGAGagaattcatttacttattataaTCACAATAATGGGATATATGTTTATTTGTTATATgtgatttgaaaattaaaataatagcttGTGTCATTTGTCACAGGTAAGTCCACACTCAAATTGGAGATGTACTACAATTTAGTTTTAGAGTTCAGGATTAATAATATGCCCAGGAATCACTTCCATACTAAAAGCACAATTCTGTTAATCTACATGAATTCGGTTAACTCCAAACCAAACACTTCTCATCAACACCACCTTTgaactttaaaaattcacttgTTAAACATATACCTTAACTGTCCTAGAAAATAGAACCGAAGAGAAAAAATGCTCATTTTAAACTTCACTAAAGAACTCTATAACAgctgaaattctagaaaagttCATTTAATCAGATTCTTCTTGCCAATTCTTAATCCAGTGTTTCAGGGAAGTAGAAATATGgattcatttttattgcatttcttaaaaaagaaaaattaaggcaTGGTAAAGCAACTCTAAATGAGTAAGACACAGAATTTAAAGGAATCAAgtcaagataatttttaaaaatctttaaaattcaaattatcAAATGCTGACTGTAATTTTTTTGCTTCAAAACTGAGAAAGTTCAGATAATGATAAAAATAGCAAAGTTACATGGCCTTTCCTAGCTGTAATAAATTATTGAACATTCtaagtcagattttttttttcttttttccaaacatttaaaaaaagttgaAGTATCACACAattatatattggtttcaagtttacaacacagtggttcaacagtttcaacagttacccatattattaagtactCACCCCAcaagtgcggttactatctgttcACACaggaggatgttacagaatcattaactgtatattctccatgctgcactaccatcctcatgaccaacttatattatgactgagaatttttgtgcccctttcttcccctcccctccttcccatcccctcccccatggtaaccactaggcacttctcagtgtctgggtctactgctgt from the Manis pentadactyla isolate mManPen7 chromosome 2, mManPen7.hap1, whole genome shotgun sequence genome contains:
- the KIF2A gene encoding kinesin-like protein KIF2A isoform X2 gives rise to the protein MATANFGKIQIGIYVEIKRSDGRIHQAMVTSLNEDNESVTVEWIENGDTKGKEIDLESIFSLNPDLVPDEEIEPSPETPPPPTSSAKVNKIVKNRRTVASIKNDPPPRDNRVVGSARARPSQLPEQSSSAQQNARRKSNCVKEVEKLQEKREKRRLQQQELREKRAQDVDATNPNYEIMCMIRDFRGSLDYRPLTTADPIDEHRICVCVRKRPLNKKETQMKDLDVITIPSKDVVMVHEPKQKVDLTRYLENQTFRFDYAFDDSAPNEMVYRFTARPLVETIFERGMATCFAYGQTGSGKTHTMGGDFSGKNQDCSKGIYALAARDVFLMLKKPNYKKLELQVYATFFEIYSGKVFDLLNRKTKLRVLEDGKQQVQVVGLQEREVKCVEDVLKLIDIGNSCRTSGQTSANAHSSRSHAVFQIILRRKGKLHGKFSLIDLAGNERGADTSSADRQTRLEGAEINKSLLALKECIRALGRNKPHTPFRASKLTQVLRDSFIGENSRTCMIATISPGMASCENTLNTLRYANRVKEFGISPSDIPFSQGSGSRPDLSPSYEYDDFSPSITRVKELTVDPTAAGDVRPIMHHPSNQIDDLEAQWGVGSSPQRDDLKLLCEQNEEEVSPQLFTFHEAVSQMVEMEEQVVEDHRAVFQESIRWLEDEKALLEMTEEVDYDVDSYATQLEAILEQKIDILTELRDKVKSFRAALQEEEQASKQINPKRPRAL
- the KIF2A gene encoding kinesin-like protein KIF2A isoform X3, which translates into the protein MATANFGKIQIGIYVEIKRSDGRIHQAMVTSLNEDNESVTVEWIENGDTKGKEIDLESIFSLNPDLVPDEEIEPSPETPPPPTSSAKVNKIVKNRRTVASIKNDPPPRDNRVVGSARARPSQLPEQSSSAQQNGSISDISPVQAAKKEFGPPSRRKSNCVKEVEKLQEKREKRRLQQQELREKRAQDVDATNPNYEIMCMIRDFRGSLDYRPLTTADPIDEHRICVCVRKRPLNKKETQMKDLDVITIPSKDVVMVHEPKQKVDLTRYLENQTFRFDYAFDDSAPNEMVYRFTARPLVETIFERGMATCFAYGQTGSGKTHTMGGDFSGKNQDCSKGIYALAARDVFLMLKKPNYKKLELQVYATFFEIYSGKVFDLLNRKTKLRVLEDGKQQVQVVGLQEREVKCVEDVLKLIDIGNSCRTSGQTSANAHSSRSHAVFQIILRRKGKLHGKFSLIDLAGNERGADTSSADRQTRLEGAEINKSLLALKECIRALGRNKPHTPFRASKLTQVLRDSFIGENSRTCMIATISPGMASCENTLNTLRYANRVKELTVDPTAAGDVRPIMHHPSNQIDDLEAQWGVGSSPQRDDLKLLCEQNEEEVSPQLFTFHEAVSQMVEMEEQVVEDHRAVFQESIRWLEDEKALLEMTEEVDYDVDSYATQLEAILEQKIDILTELRDKVKSFRAALQEEEQASKQINPKRPRAL
- the KIF2A gene encoding kinesin-like protein KIF2A isoform X4, whose translation is MATANFGKIQIGIYVEIKRSDGRIHQAMVTSLNEDNESVTVEWIENGDTKGKEIDLESIFSLNPDLVPDEEIEPSPETPPPPTSSAKVNKIVKNRRTVASIKNDPPPRDNRVVGSARARPSQLPEQSSSAQQNARRKSNCVKEVEKLQEKREKRRLQQQELREKRAQDVDATNPNYEIMCMIRDFRGSLDYRPLTTADPIDEHRICVCVRKRPLNKKETQMKDLDVITIPSKDVVMVHEPKQKVDLTRYLENQTFRFDYAFDDSAPNEMVYRFTARPLVETIFERGMATCFAYGQTGSGKTHTMGGDFSGKNQDCSKGIYALAARDVFLMLKKPNYKKLELQVYATFFEIYSGKVFDLLNRKTKLRVLEDGKQQVQVVGLQEREVKCVEDVLKLIDIGNSCRTSGQTSANAHSSRSHAVFQIILRRKGKLHGKFSLIDLAGNERGADTSSADRQTRLEGAEINKSLLALKECIRALGRNKPHTPFRASKLTQVLRDSFIGENSRTCMIATISPGMASCENTLNTLRYANRVKELTVDPTAAGDVRPIMHHPSNQIDDLEAQWGVGSSPQRDDLKLLCEQNEEEVSPQLFTFHEAVSQMVEMEEQVVEDHRAVFQESIRWLEDEKALLEMTEEVDYDVDSYATQLEAILEQKIDILTELRDKVKSFRAALQEEEQASKQINPKRPRAL